A DNA window from Actinomadura luzonensis contains the following coding sequences:
- a CDS encoding carotenoid oxygenase family protein gives MTTTTPYRGGFAPVTEEITAFDLEVTGRIPAGLTGRFLRNGPNPLSLDDPAATHLFTGEGMVHGVRLRDGRAEWYRNRWVRNDEVARRLGEPPRPGPKHGGMDFSANTHVIGLAGRTFATVEAGALPYELSYELDTLGRCDFGGGLPGGFTAHVHTDPVSAEVHAVAYFFGWDHHQHVVLGPDGTVRQVRDIPIADAPMLHDFALTERYVVLYDLPVTFSMEHAEKGVTVPYAWNEAHGARLGLLPRAGGETRWFDVEPCWVFHTLNAYDDGDEVVVDVVRYPKRFVDARLDLGGAPTLDRWRVDPATGKVSSLRLDDRAQEFPRMDERRTGRAYRYGYTAAARDLNDVVGRAENELEDLPDQAFDNTLIKHDLLRGTQEARQFGREAYVGEPVFVAGSPADLDGAEDDGYVMTFVNNPDRGAADLVILSAQDFTGEPVATVHLPARVPLGFHGSWIAD, from the coding sequence ATGACCACCACCACCCCCTACCGCGGTGGCTTCGCGCCCGTCACCGAGGAGATCACCGCCTTCGACCTGGAGGTGACCGGCCGCATCCCGGCCGGCCTCACCGGCCGTTTCCTGCGCAACGGCCCGAACCCGCTCAGCCTGGACGACCCGGCCGCGACCCACCTGTTCACCGGCGAGGGCATGGTGCACGGCGTCCGGCTGCGCGACGGCCGCGCCGAGTGGTACCGCAACCGGTGGGTCCGCAACGACGAGGTCGCCCGCCGGCTCGGCGAGCCGCCCAGGCCCGGCCCCAAGCACGGCGGCATGGACTTCTCCGCCAACACCCACGTGATCGGGCTGGCCGGCCGCACGTTCGCGACCGTCGAGGCGGGCGCGCTGCCGTACGAGCTGAGCTACGAGCTCGACACGCTCGGCCGCTGCGACTTCGGCGGCGGCCTGCCCGGCGGGTTCACCGCGCACGTCCACACCGATCCGGTCTCGGCCGAGGTGCACGCCGTGGCGTACTTCTTCGGCTGGGACCACCACCAGCACGTCGTCCTCGGCCCGGACGGCACGGTGCGGCAGGTGCGCGACATCCCGATCGCCGACGCGCCGATGCTGCACGACTTCGCCCTCACCGAGCGGTACGTCGTCCTGTACGACCTGCCCGTCACCTTCAGCATGGAGCACGCCGAGAAGGGCGTGACGGTCCCGTACGCGTGGAACGAGGCCCACGGCGCCCGGCTCGGCCTGCTGCCCCGCGCCGGCGGCGAGACGCGCTGGTTCGACGTGGAGCCGTGCTGGGTCTTCCACACGCTCAACGCCTACGACGACGGCGACGAGGTGGTGGTGGACGTGGTCCGCTACCCCAAGCGGTTCGTGGACGCCCGGCTGGACCTGGGCGGCGCGCCCACCCTCGACCGCTGGCGCGTCGACCCGGCCACCGGCAAGGTCTCCTCGCTCAGGCTGGACGACCGCGCCCAGGAGTTCCCGCGCATGGACGAGCGGCGCACCGGCCGCGCCTACCGCTACGGCTACACCGCCGCCGCCCGCGACCTCAACGACGTCGTGGGCCGGGCGGAGAACGAGCTGGAGGACCTGCCCGACCAGGCGTTCGACAACACGCTGATCAAGCACGACCTGCTGCGCGGCACCCAGGAGGCGCGGCAGTTCGGGCGGGAGGCGTACGTCGGCGAGCCGGTCTTCGTCGCGGGGAGCCCCGCCGACCTCGACGGCGCCGAGGACGACGGCTATGTGATGACGTTCGTCAACAACCCGGACAGGGGAGCGGCCGACCTGGTGATCCTCTCGGCGCAGGACTTCACCGGCGAGCCGGTCGCCACCGTGCACCTGCCCGCCCGCGTCCCGCTGGGCTTCCACGGGAGCTGGATCGCCGACTGA
- the cmk gene encoding (d)CMP kinase: MTGLVVAMDGPSGSGKSSVSRGAARALGLRYLDTGAMYRAMTWWMLQQGVDLADPAAVAARCGEPGIVSGTDPDGPAIHVDGVDVAGPIREAEVTGAVSVVAAVPEVRARLVALQREIIGSGDIVVEGRDIGSVVWPDAPVKIYLTASPEARARRRSAELAGTTVEAQQEALARRDTLDSTRKTDPLSMAAGAVELDTTALTLDEVIAEVLRLVKERT, from the coding sequence GTGACCGGTCTGGTCGTCGCCATGGACGGCCCTTCGGGGTCGGGTAAGTCGAGCGTGTCGCGCGGGGCCGCCCGGGCGCTGGGCCTGCGTTACCTCGACACCGGGGCGATGTACCGGGCGATGACGTGGTGGATGCTCCAGCAGGGCGTCGACCTCGCCGATCCGGCCGCGGTCGCGGCGCGCTGCGGCGAGCCGGGCATCGTCTCCGGCACCGACCCCGACGGCCCCGCCATCCACGTCGACGGCGTGGACGTCGCCGGGCCGATCAGGGAGGCCGAGGTGACCGGCGCGGTCTCCGTCGTGGCCGCCGTTCCCGAGGTGCGGGCGCGGCTGGTCGCGCTCCAGCGGGAGATCATCGGCTCCGGTGACATCGTCGTCGAGGGCCGCGACATCGGCTCGGTCGTCTGGCCGGACGCGCCCGTCAAGATCTACCTGACGGCCAGCCCGGAGGCCCGTGCCCGCCGCCGCTCCGCGGAGCTGGCGGGCACCACGGTGGAGGCGCAGCAGGAGGCGCTGGCCAGGCGTGACACCCTGGACTCAACACGGAAGACGGACCCACTCTCGATGGCGGCTGGCGCCGTCGAGCTCGACACCACCGCGCTGACCCTCGACGAGGTGATCGCGGAGGTGCTGAGGCTGGTCAAGGAGCGCACCTGA
- the der gene encoding ribosome biogenesis GTPase Der → MSTGDWVEAELDELEITEHGDSTPLPVVAIVGRPNVGKSTLVNRIIGRREAVVEDVPGVTRDRVTYEANWRGKRFTVVDTGGWDPDATGMGLRIAEQAQVAVELADVIVFVVDATVGATDADEIVGAVLRQSGKPVVLAANKVDNQQLELEAAALWSLGLGEPYPVSALHGRSSGDLLDVVLDALPDTPRVTFETERGPARVALLGKPNVGKSSLLNKLAGEERVLVDPMAGTTRDPVDELVELGGRTWRFIDTAGIRRRDRELQGADFYAAMRTRAALERSEVAIVLIDASEPLTEQDLRIIGLVIESGRAMVVAFNKWDLVDEDRRYYLEKEIDRQLVRTPWALRVNISAKTGRHVDRLVPALEKALDSWSTRVPTARLNAFLTELVQQTPPPVRGGKQPKILFATQASTEPPKFVLFTSGWLEDTYRRFIERRIREEFGFAGSPIEVTMKIREKRPKKDK, encoded by the coding sequence GTGTCAACGGGGGACTGGGTCGAGGCCGAGCTCGACGAGCTTGAGATCACCGAGCACGGCGACAGCACGCCGCTGCCCGTCGTGGCCATCGTAGGACGCCCGAACGTCGGCAAGTCCACGCTGGTCAACCGCATCATCGGCCGCCGCGAGGCGGTCGTCGAGGACGTGCCGGGCGTCACCCGCGACCGCGTCACGTACGAGGCCAACTGGCGCGGCAAGCGCTTCACCGTCGTCGACACCGGCGGCTGGGACCCTGACGCCACCGGCATGGGCCTGCGCATCGCCGAGCAGGCGCAGGTCGCCGTCGAGCTGGCCGACGTGATCGTGTTCGTGGTCGACGCGACCGTCGGCGCGACCGACGCCGACGAGATCGTCGGGGCGGTGCTGCGCCAGTCGGGCAAGCCCGTCGTCCTGGCCGCCAACAAGGTCGACAACCAGCAGCTCGAACTGGAGGCCGCCGCGCTGTGGTCGCTCGGCCTCGGCGAGCCGTACCCGGTCTCGGCCCTGCACGGCCGCTCCAGCGGCGACCTGCTCGACGTGGTGCTCGACGCGCTGCCCGACACGCCGCGCGTCACGTTCGAGACCGAGCGCGGCCCGGCCAGGGTCGCGCTGCTCGGCAAGCCCAACGTCGGCAAGTCCTCGCTGCTCAACAAGCTGGCCGGCGAGGAGCGGGTGCTGGTCGACCCGATGGCGGGCACCACCCGCGACCCCGTCGACGAGCTGGTCGAGCTGGGCGGGCGCACCTGGCGCTTCATCGACACCGCCGGCATCCGCAGGCGCGACCGCGAGCTGCAGGGCGCCGACTTCTACGCCGCCATGCGCACCCGCGCGGCCCTGGAGCGCTCGGAGGTGGCGATCGTGCTCATCGACGCCAGCGAGCCGCTCACCGAGCAGGACCTCCGCATCATCGGCCTGGTCATCGAGTCCGGCCGGGCCATGGTGGTCGCCTTCAACAAGTGGGACCTCGTCGACGAGGACCGCCGCTACTACCTGGAGAAGGAGATCGACCGGCAGCTCGTCCGCACGCCGTGGGCGCTGCGGGTCAACATCTCGGCCAAGACCGGGCGGCACGTCGACCGGCTGGTGCCGGCGCTGGAGAAGGCGCTCGACTCGTGGTCCACGCGGGTGCCGACGGCGCGGCTCAACGCGTTCCTGACCGAGCTGGTGCAGCAGACGCCGCCGCCGGTGCGAGGCGGCAAGCAGCCGAAGATCCTGTTCGCCACGCAGGCGTCCACCGAGCCGCCGAAGTTCGTGCTGTTCACCTCGGGCTGGCTCGAGGACACCTACCGGCGCTTCATCGAGCGGCGCATCCGCGAGGAGTTCGGCTTCGCGGGCTCGCCCATCGAGGTCACCATGAAGATCAGAGAGAAGCGTCCCAAGAAGGACAAGTGA
- the aspS gene encoding aspartate--tRNA(Asn) ligase, giving the protein MISRVLSAELSEHAGRRVTIAGWVHRRRHLKTVSFLVVRDRAGLAQVVAGETHDGAGGGLPGEESVVRVTGTVIRRPQAPGGVELAEPEIEVLAEPGTPPPFDLYRPVVTASLPTVLDHAPVALRHPRLRAALEISAASVAGFRAALDRLGFTEIHTPKIVASATESGANVFGIDYFGRPAYLAQSPQFYKQAMVGVFERVYEVGPVFRAEPHDTVRHLAQYTSLDAELGFVTDHRDVMAVLREAVAGMVESVRHRAAAAAGLLGVALPEVPAEIPAVHFTEAQRLTSSSEPDLAPAQERWLSEWALREHGSEFLFVTGYPMSKRPFYTHPDPARPGSSNGFDLLFRGLELVTGGQRLHRYEDYTSALAALGEPIGPYEGYLQAFRYGMPPHGGFALGLERWTARLTGAANIRETTAFPRDLHRLSP; this is encoded by the coding sequence ATGATCTCTCGTGTCCTGTCCGCGGAGCTGTCCGAGCACGCGGGACGACGAGTGACGATCGCCGGCTGGGTCCATCGCCGGCGGCACCTGAAAACCGTTTCCTTCCTGGTGGTACGCGACCGCGCCGGCCTCGCGCAGGTGGTGGCGGGGGAGACACATGACGGGGCCGGGGGCGGCCTGCCGGGGGAGGAGAGCGTGGTGCGGGTCACCGGCACGGTGATCCGGCGGCCGCAGGCGCCCGGGGGCGTCGAGCTGGCCGAGCCGGAGATCGAGGTGCTGGCCGAACCCGGCACGCCGCCCCCGTTCGACCTCTACCGGCCGGTGGTGACGGCCTCGCTGCCGACGGTCCTCGACCACGCGCCGGTCGCGCTGCGGCACCCGCGGCTGCGCGCGGCGCTGGAGATCTCGGCCGCGAGCGTCGCCGGGTTCCGCGCGGCACTCGACCGGCTCGGCTTCACCGAGATCCACACCCCGAAGATCGTCGCCTCGGCCACCGAGTCGGGCGCGAACGTCTTCGGCATCGACTACTTCGGCCGCCCCGCCTACCTCGCCCAGTCGCCGCAGTTCTACAAGCAGGCCATGGTCGGGGTGTTCGAGCGGGTGTACGAGGTCGGACCGGTCTTCCGGGCCGAGCCGCACGACACCGTCCGCCACCTGGCCCAGTACACCAGCCTCGACGCCGAGCTCGGCTTCGTCACCGACCACCGGGACGTCATGGCCGTGCTGCGGGAGGCCGTCGCGGGCATGGTCGAGTCGGTGCGCCACCGGGCCGCGGCCGCCGCCGGCCTGCTCGGGGTCGCGCTGCCCGAGGTGCCGGCCGAGATCCCGGCCGTGCACTTCACCGAGGCGCAGCGGCTCACCTCCTCCTCCGAGCCGGACCTCGCGCCGGCGCAGGAGCGGTGGCTGTCGGAGTGGGCGCTGCGGGAGCACGGGTCGGAGTTCCTGTTCGTCACCGGCTACCCCATGTCCAAGCGGCCGTTCTACACCCACCCCGACCCGGCCAGGCCCGGCAGCTCCAACGGCTTCGACCTGCTGTTCCGGGGGCTGGAGCTGGTGACGGGCGGACAGCGGCTGCACCGGTACGAGGACTACACCTCGGCGCTGGCCGCGCTCGGCGAGCCGATCGGGCCGTACGAGGGGTACCTCCAGGCGTTCCGGTACGGGATGCCGCCGCACGGCGGGTTCGCGCTGGGCCTGGAACGGTGGACCGCCCGGCTGACGGGCGCGGCCAACATCCGCGAGACCACCGCCTTCCCGCGCGACCTCCACCGCCTCTCGCCCTGA
- a CDS encoding TetR/AcrR family transcriptional regulator: MAATAYQQAQREGQDVVRTAILDAATHLLVSEGPGALTVRRIAGEVGCSTKVIYTLFGGKDGLTEALWLEGFARFERRLRETPAGDDPLANLRAGLDAYRDYALTEPDYYRVMFQSAMPGFRPGPDAVSAARRAFGLLVSAVQACLEPGLLRGGTAEEIADLLWMAVHGAVSLEITGFFREPESAQRYRALYAAVLAPYLLPPDLPDDDDPYLPDDPLGSDDPLGSGGPLGSGDPAAGRGGRAASGGAAGAGGGVGGGPAEESEERTAP; this comes from the coding sequence ATGGCGGCGACCGCGTACCAGCAAGCACAGAGGGAAGGGCAGGACGTCGTGCGGACGGCGATCCTCGACGCCGCCACGCACCTGCTCGTGAGCGAGGGCCCGGGCGCGCTCACCGTACGGCGCATCGCCGGCGAGGTCGGCTGCTCGACCAAGGTCATCTACACGCTGTTCGGCGGCAAGGACGGGCTGACCGAGGCGTTGTGGCTGGAGGGGTTCGCCCGCTTCGAGCGCCGGCTGCGGGAGACCCCGGCGGGCGACGACCCCCTCGCGAACCTGCGCGCCGGCCTCGACGCCTACCGCGACTACGCGCTCACCGAGCCCGACTACTACCGCGTCATGTTCCAGAGCGCGATGCCCGGCTTCCGCCCGGGTCCCGACGCGGTGTCGGCCGCCCGGCGGGCGTTCGGGCTGCTCGTGTCGGCCGTCCAGGCCTGCCTGGAGCCGGGCCTGCTGCGCGGCGGCACCGCCGAGGAGATCGCCGACCTGCTGTGGATGGCCGTCCACGGCGCGGTCAGCCTGGAGATCACCGGCTTCTTCCGGGAGCCCGAGTCCGCCCAGCGCTACCGCGCCCTGTACGCCGCCGTGCTCGCCCCCTACCTGCTGCCCCCCGACCTGCCCGACGACGACGACCCGTACCTGCCCGACGACCCGCTCGGATCCGACGACCCGCTCGGATCCGGCGGCCCGCTCGGATCCGGAGACCCGGCCGCCGGCCGAGGTGGCCGTGCGGCTTCCGGCGGAGCGGCCGGGGCAGGGGGCGGGGTGGGTGGAGGGCCCGCCGAAGAGTCCGAGGAGAGGACCGCACCATGA
- a CDS encoding MFS transporter, giving the protein MMGAARRVALGAGGAVVLLAALDAYVVVTVLIEIARDVGVPLNHLERATPIVTGFLLGYIAAMPLLGQLSDRYGRRPLIHACLAAFALGSVLTALAAGEVMVVAGRTVQGIAGGALLPITMALIGDLWDERERPVALGAVGAAQELGSALGPLYGGLLAQIPALAVAGVELGGWHAIFWINVPLAALAAVAVHRTVPGRPPASPSSGPSSGASSGPSSGASSGPSSGASSGASSGVPRRVDAAGGALLALALALLVVGLYNPDPAEAFLPPWGAPLIAAGAVAAGVFVWWEIRSPVRILDLSGVRKGPLLATLGVSFLAGAALLVTMVFVPFTAQTLLGRDELGAAFVLARFLVALTAGALLGGLLARRLGERRVAVAGMAVAAAGYWLMSRWPLRLAEAGLVVDAALVVAGLGLGVVIAPVSSAVLRASRAAQHGVASAAVVVARMMGMLVGIAAVSAWGFHRFQSLTAELDTPLPFGVDAATYQRQLAEYTGRVQAALHVEYTEMFLVTAFVCLAGAAAAFLMPRRPPRVPERPAAPSPDPAAEAH; this is encoded by the coding sequence CTGATGGGCGCCGCCCGCCGGGTCGCGCTCGGCGCCGGGGGCGCGGTGGTGCTGCTGGCCGCGCTCGACGCGTACGTGGTGGTGACCGTCCTCATCGAGATCGCCAGGGACGTCGGGGTGCCGCTCAACCACCTGGAGCGGGCCACGCCGATCGTCACCGGGTTCCTGCTGGGCTACATCGCGGCGATGCCGCTGCTCGGGCAGCTCTCCGACCGGTACGGGCGGCGGCCGCTCATCCACGCGTGCCTGGCGGCGTTCGCGCTCGGCTCGGTGCTGACGGCGCTGGCGGCCGGCGAGGTGATGGTGGTGGCCGGGCGTACCGTGCAGGGGATCGCGGGCGGGGCGCTGCTGCCGATCACGATGGCGCTCATCGGCGACCTGTGGGACGAGCGGGAGCGGCCCGTGGCGCTGGGCGCGGTGGGGGCGGCGCAGGAGCTGGGGTCGGCGCTCGGGCCCCTGTACGGCGGGCTGCTGGCGCAGATCCCGGCGCTCGCGGTGGCCGGGGTGGAGCTGGGCGGCTGGCACGCCATCTTCTGGATCAACGTGCCGCTGGCGGCGCTCGCGGCGGTGGCCGTGCACCGCACGGTCCCCGGCCGCCCGCCGGCGAGCCCGTCCTCGGGCCCGTCCTCGGGGGCGTCCTCGGGCCCGTCCTCGGGGGCGTCCTCGGGCCCGTCCTCGGGGGCGTCCTCGGGGGCGTCCTCGGGGGTGCCGCGGCGGGTGGACGCCGCCGGCGGCGCCCTGCTGGCGCTGGCGCTGGCGCTGCTCGTCGTCGGCCTGTACAACCCCGACCCGGCCGAGGCGTTCCTGCCGCCGTGGGGCGCCCCGCTGATCGCGGCGGGCGCCGTGGCGGCCGGGGTCTTCGTCTGGTGGGAGATCCGCTCCCCCGTCCGCATCCTCGACCTGTCCGGCGTCCGCAAGGGGCCGCTGCTGGCGACGCTCGGGGTGAGCTTCCTCGCGGGGGCGGCACTGCTGGTGACGATGGTGTTCGTGCCGTTCACCGCGCAGACGCTGCTCGGCCGCGACGAGCTGGGCGCGGCGTTCGTGCTGGCCCGCTTCCTCGTCGCGCTGACCGCGGGGGCGCTGCTCGGCGGCCTGCTGGCCCGCCGGCTGGGCGAGCGGCGCGTCGCGGTGGCGGGCATGGCGGTGGCGGCGGCCGGCTACTGGCTGATGAGCCGCTGGCCGCTGCGGCTGGCCGAGGCGGGCCTGGTCGTGGACGCCGCCCTGGTGGTGGCCGGGCTGGGCCTCGGCGTGGTGATCGCCCCGGTGTCGTCGGCCGTGCTGCGGGCGAGCCGGGCGGCCCAGCACGGGGTGGCCTCGGCGGCGGTCGTGGTGGCCCGGATGATGGGCATGCTGGTCGGCATCGCGGCGGTGTCGGCGTGGGGGTTCCACCGGTTCCAGTCGCTGACGGCCGAGCTGGACACGCCGCTGCCGTTCGGCGTGGACGCCGCCACGTACCAGCGGCAGCTCGCCGAGTACACGGGGCGGGTGCAGGCGGCACTGCACGTGGAGTACACCGAGATGTTCCTCGTCACGGCGTTCGTCTGCCTGGCGGGCGCCGCCGCGGCCTTCCTCATGCCGCGCCGCCCGCCCCGCGTCCCCGAACGACCGGCCGCCCCGAGCCCCGACCCGGCGGCCGAAGCCCACTAA